A stretch of Prunus dulcis chromosome 6, ALMONDv2, whole genome shotgun sequence DNA encodes these proteins:
- the LOC117632048 gene encoding chloride channel protein CLC-f isoform X1: MSGEDEALLLRSSNDINKDENGGASAENGSDLEAQDGMSSRKNSISPTSRRGGIGGFKDLLIKHLDGAGGLSGRRLSFKRGRENHNHREIREPRSPVDPHHQHHNHQQHHEPLAGMDGNDELADSAPPEWALLLIGCLLGLATGLFVAAFNKGVHVIHEWAWAGTPNDGAAWLRLQRLGDTWHRILLIPVTGGVIVGMMHGLLEILDQITQSSSSQRQGFDLLAGVFPTIKAVQAAVTLGTGCSLGPEGPSVDIGKSCANGFSLMMENNRERKIALVAAGAAAGISSGFNAAVAGCFFAIETVLRPLRAENSPPFTTAMIILASVISSTVSNVLLGTQSAFTVPAYDLKSAAELPLYLILGMLCGAVSVAFTRLVAWFTKFFDFIKEKLGLPAVACPALGGLGAGIIALKYPGILYWGFTNVEEILHTGRIASAPGIWLLTQLAAAKVVATALCKGSGLVGGLYAPSLMIGAAVGAVFGGSAAELINSAIPGNAAVAQPQAYALVGMAATLASVCSVPLTSVLLLFELTKDYRILLPLMGAVGLAIWVPSVVNQPMETEPSDTRNSARVYSVVSAAEERDEVMRRQLDSGHDLELSVIGNTSDSKTVSEELLLEDLKVSQAMSKNYVKVPVSVTMKEAIKCMRDNHQNCVLVVDDEDLLEGILTFGDVRRFQSKKSSDTSKSDCGFLDANTCLVSSVCTRGISYCGRARGIFTCYPDTDLAMAKELMEAKDIRQLPVVKRVREPSKEIKRRIVAILHYSSILNCLREEIKSREISPST; this comes from the exons ATGTCAGGAGAGGACGAGGCTCTTCTCCTGAGATCCTCAAACGACATTAACAAAGACGAAAATGGTGGCGCTTCTGCAGAGAACGGCAGTGACTTGGAAGCTCAAGATGGAATGAGCAGCAGAAAGAACAGTATCAGTCCGACCAGTAGAAGAGGAGGCATCGGAGGCTTCAAAGATCTGCTGATCAAGCATTTGGACGGCGCAGGAGGGCTCTCCGGTCGCCGGCTCAGTTTCAAGCGCGGTCGAGAAAACCACAATCACAGAGAGATTAGAGAGCCGCGTTCCCCTGTAGATCCCCACCATCAACATCATAATCATCAGCAGCATCATGAGCCCTTGGCCGGCATGGATGGGAATGATGAGCTTGCCGATAGTGCCCCTCCCGAGTGGGCTTTGCTTCTCATTGGTTGCCTTCTCGGCCTCGCCACCGGTCTCTTTGTCGCGGCTTTTAACAAAGGG GTACATGTTATACATGAATGGGCCTGGGCTGGTACTCCAAATGATGGTGCTGCATGGCTCCGTCTGCAGAGACTGGGTGATACTTGGCATCGAATTCTTTTAATACCGGTCACGGGTGGAGTTATTGTTGGCATGATGCACGGTTTACTTGAAATATTGGACCAGATAACGCAGTCCAGTTCCTCTCAAAGACAGGGTTTTGATTTACTTGCTGGAGTTTTTCCCACAATAAAGGCTGTCCAGGCGGCTGTCACTTTAGGTACTGGTTGTTCTTTGGGTCCTGAAGGCCCTAGTGTAGATATTGGAAAATCTTGTGCCAACGGATTCTCATTAATGATGGAAAACAACAGAGAAAGGAAGATTGCCCTTGTTGCAGCAGGTGCAGCGGCTGGAATTTCTTCAG GGTTTAATGCAGCAGTTGCTGGTTGCTTCTTTGCTATTGAAACCGTGTTAAGGCCTCTTCGAGCAGAAAATTCACCTCCATTTACAACTGCAATGATTATATTGGCTTCTGTTATATCATCCACCGTATCTAATGTTTTACTTGGGACTCAATCAGCCTTTACTGTGCCTGCATACGATTTGAAATCTGCAGCTG AACTACCTCTGTACCTGATATTGGGCATGCTATGTGGTGCTGTAAGTGTCGCCTTCACTCGCTTGGTTGCTTGGTTCACAAAGTTCTTTGACTTTATCAAGGAAAAACTTGGCCTTCCTGCTGTTGCCTGCCCTGCATTAGGTGGTTTAGGAGCTGGTATAATCGCTCTTAAGTATCCTGGAATTCTGTACTGGGGTTTCACAAATGTTGAAGAAATCCTGCATACTGGGAGGATTGCTTCGGCTCCTGGAATCTGGCTGTTAACTCAATTGGCAGCAGCCAAAGTTGTGGCAACAGCTTTATGCAAGGGTTCTGGGCTTGTAGGTGGCCTATATGCACCAAGCTTGATGATTGGTGCTGCTGTTGGTGCTGTGTTTGGGGGTTCAGCTGCAGAACTGATAAATTCAGCCATTCCAGGAAATGCTGCTGTTGCCCAGCCACAGGCTTATGCGCTG GTTGGAATGGCTGCTACACTAGCTTCAGTTTGTTCGGTGCCATTGACATCAGTGCTACTTCTGTTTGAGCTGACAAAAGATTACCGGATATTGCTTCCTCTCATG GGAGCTGTTGGATTGGCAATTTGGGTTCCCTCTGTGGTAAACCAGCCAATGGAGACTGAACCATCTGATACACGGAATTCAGCAAGAGTATATTCTGTTGTTTCGGCcgctgaagagagagatgaagttATGCGGAGACAACTTGATAGTGGACATGATTTGGAACTCTCTGTAATAGGAAACACTTCTGACTCCAAAACAGTTAGTGAAGAATTGCTTCTGGAAGATCTAAAG GTTTCACAGGCCATGTCAAAGAACTATGTGAAAGTTCCTGTGAGTGTAACTATGAAAGAGGCAATAAAATGCATGCGTGACAATCACCAGAATTGTGTGTTGGTGGTTGATGATGAAGATCTTCTTGAGGGAATATTAACATTTGGTGATGTTAGACGGTTTCAATCAAAGAAGTCTAGCGATACATCCAAGAGCGATTGTGGATTTTTGGAT GCAAATACATGCCTTGTTTCCTCTGTTTGTACTCGAGGAATTAGCTATTGTGGGCGAGCACGTGGTATATTTACCTGTTATCCGGACACAGATTTAGCAATGGCCAAGGAACTAATGGAGGCGAAAGATATCAGGCAGTTGCCTGTGGTTAAGCGCGTCAGAGAACCATCGAAAGAAATAAAGCGAAGAATAGTAGCTATTCTTCATTATTCTTCAATCTTGAACTGTCTCAG AGAGGAGATTAAATCACGGGAAATCAGTCCATCAACATAG
- the LOC117632048 gene encoding chloride channel protein CLC-f isoform X2, translated as MSGEDEALLLRSSNDINKDENGGASAENGSDLEAQDGMSSRKNSISPTSRRGGIGGFKDLLIKHLDGAGGLSGRRLSFKRGRENHNHREIREPRSPVDPHHQHHNHQQHHEPLAGMDGNDELADSAPPEWALLLIGCLLGLATGLFVAAFNKGVHVIHEWAWAGTPNDGAAWLRLQRLGDTWHRILLIPVTGGVIVGMMHGLLEILDQITQSSSSQRQGFDLLAGVFPTIKAVQAAVTLGTGCSLGPEGPSVDIGKSCANGFSLMMENNRERKIALVAAGAAAGISSGFNAAVAGCFFAIETVLRPLRAENSPPFTTAMIILASVISSTVSNVLLGTQSAFTVPAYDLKSAAELPLYLILGMLCGAVSVAFTRLVAWFTKFFDFIKEKLGLPAVACPALGGLGAGIIALKYPGILYWGFTNVEEILHTGRIASAPGIWLLTQLAAAKVVATALCKGSGLVGGLYAPSLMIGAAVGAVFGGSAAELINSAIPGNAAVAQPQAYALVGMAATLASVCSVPLTSVLLLFELTKDYRILLPLMGAVGLAIWVPSVVNQPMETEPSDTRNSARVYSVVSAAEERDEVMRRQLDSGHDLELSVIGNTSDSKTVSEELLLEDLKVSQAMSKNYVKVPVSVTMKEAIKCMRDNHQNCVLVVDDEDLLEGILTFGDVRRFQSKKSSDTSKSDCGFLDANTCLVSSVCTRGISYCGRARGIFTCYPDTDLAMAKELMEAKDIRQLPVVKRVREPSKEIKRRIVAILHYSSILNCLRRLNHGKSVHQHRKENLDEVTNGL; from the exons ATGTCAGGAGAGGACGAGGCTCTTCTCCTGAGATCCTCAAACGACATTAACAAAGACGAAAATGGTGGCGCTTCTGCAGAGAACGGCAGTGACTTGGAAGCTCAAGATGGAATGAGCAGCAGAAAGAACAGTATCAGTCCGACCAGTAGAAGAGGAGGCATCGGAGGCTTCAAAGATCTGCTGATCAAGCATTTGGACGGCGCAGGAGGGCTCTCCGGTCGCCGGCTCAGTTTCAAGCGCGGTCGAGAAAACCACAATCACAGAGAGATTAGAGAGCCGCGTTCCCCTGTAGATCCCCACCATCAACATCATAATCATCAGCAGCATCATGAGCCCTTGGCCGGCATGGATGGGAATGATGAGCTTGCCGATAGTGCCCCTCCCGAGTGGGCTTTGCTTCTCATTGGTTGCCTTCTCGGCCTCGCCACCGGTCTCTTTGTCGCGGCTTTTAACAAAGGG GTACATGTTATACATGAATGGGCCTGGGCTGGTACTCCAAATGATGGTGCTGCATGGCTCCGTCTGCAGAGACTGGGTGATACTTGGCATCGAATTCTTTTAATACCGGTCACGGGTGGAGTTATTGTTGGCATGATGCACGGTTTACTTGAAATATTGGACCAGATAACGCAGTCCAGTTCCTCTCAAAGACAGGGTTTTGATTTACTTGCTGGAGTTTTTCCCACAATAAAGGCTGTCCAGGCGGCTGTCACTTTAGGTACTGGTTGTTCTTTGGGTCCTGAAGGCCCTAGTGTAGATATTGGAAAATCTTGTGCCAACGGATTCTCATTAATGATGGAAAACAACAGAGAAAGGAAGATTGCCCTTGTTGCAGCAGGTGCAGCGGCTGGAATTTCTTCAG GGTTTAATGCAGCAGTTGCTGGTTGCTTCTTTGCTATTGAAACCGTGTTAAGGCCTCTTCGAGCAGAAAATTCACCTCCATTTACAACTGCAATGATTATATTGGCTTCTGTTATATCATCCACCGTATCTAATGTTTTACTTGGGACTCAATCAGCCTTTACTGTGCCTGCATACGATTTGAAATCTGCAGCTG AACTACCTCTGTACCTGATATTGGGCATGCTATGTGGTGCTGTAAGTGTCGCCTTCACTCGCTTGGTTGCTTGGTTCACAAAGTTCTTTGACTTTATCAAGGAAAAACTTGGCCTTCCTGCTGTTGCCTGCCCTGCATTAGGTGGTTTAGGAGCTGGTATAATCGCTCTTAAGTATCCTGGAATTCTGTACTGGGGTTTCACAAATGTTGAAGAAATCCTGCATACTGGGAGGATTGCTTCGGCTCCTGGAATCTGGCTGTTAACTCAATTGGCAGCAGCCAAAGTTGTGGCAACAGCTTTATGCAAGGGTTCTGGGCTTGTAGGTGGCCTATATGCACCAAGCTTGATGATTGGTGCTGCTGTTGGTGCTGTGTTTGGGGGTTCAGCTGCAGAACTGATAAATTCAGCCATTCCAGGAAATGCTGCTGTTGCCCAGCCACAGGCTTATGCGCTG GTTGGAATGGCTGCTACACTAGCTTCAGTTTGTTCGGTGCCATTGACATCAGTGCTACTTCTGTTTGAGCTGACAAAAGATTACCGGATATTGCTTCCTCTCATG GGAGCTGTTGGATTGGCAATTTGGGTTCCCTCTGTGGTAAACCAGCCAATGGAGACTGAACCATCTGATACACGGAATTCAGCAAGAGTATATTCTGTTGTTTCGGCcgctgaagagagagatgaagttATGCGGAGACAACTTGATAGTGGACATGATTTGGAACTCTCTGTAATAGGAAACACTTCTGACTCCAAAACAGTTAGTGAAGAATTGCTTCTGGAAGATCTAAAG GTTTCACAGGCCATGTCAAAGAACTATGTGAAAGTTCCTGTGAGTGTAACTATGAAAGAGGCAATAAAATGCATGCGTGACAATCACCAGAATTGTGTGTTGGTGGTTGATGATGAAGATCTTCTTGAGGGAATATTAACATTTGGTGATGTTAGACGGTTTCAATCAAAGAAGTCTAGCGATACATCCAAGAGCGATTGTGGATTTTTGGAT GCAAATACATGCCTTGTTTCCTCTGTTTGTACTCGAGGAATTAGCTATTGTGGGCGAGCACGTGGTATATTTACCTGTTATCCGGACACAGATTTAGCAATGGCCAAGGAACTAATGGAGGCGAAAGATATCAGGCAGTTGCCTGTGGTTAAGCGCGTCAGAGAACCATCGAAAGAAATAAAGCGAAGAATAGTAGCTATTCTTCATTATTCTTCAATCTTGAACTGTCTCAG GAGATTAAATCACGGGAAATCAGTCCATCAACATAGAAAAGAGAATCTCGATGAGGTTACCAATGGCCTTTAA